A genomic stretch from Vanrija pseudolonga chromosome 6, complete sequence includes:
- the PFDN2 gene encoding Prefoldin subunit 2 translates to MPPKAATPPKLSPQDVPVVFQRYRTELQNLAQKIGELESELEEHSGRRWLGSALKLVAGPLLTAFAGHVSPDPDLTFAPSLVLGTLQPLVKTEPERACYRLIGGVLVQRTVKDVAPTLETNYAGIKEVLETLVKTYKSKEEEFGAFQREHKIAMPGRA, encoded by the exons ATGCCGCCCAAAGCAGCGACCCCACCAAAGCTCTCGCCTCAGGACGTGCCCGTCGTCTTCCAGCGCTACCGCACTGAGCTGCAGAACCTCGCCCAGAAGattggcgagctcgagagcgagctcgaggagcactC cgggcggcggtggctggGCTCGGCTCTTAAGCTCGTAGCCGGGCCACTGCTCACCGCTTTCGCGGGCCATGTGtcgcccgaccccgacctAACCTTCGCCCccagcctcgtcctcggcacccTCCAGCCCCTCGTCAAgaccgagcccgagcgcgcGTGCTACCGCCTGATCGGGGGCGTGCTCGTGCAGCGGACGGTCAAGGACGTCGCGCCGACCCTCGAGACCAACTACGCCGGTAtcaaggaggtgctcgagacgctcgtcAAGACGTACAagagcaaggaggaggagttTGGCGCGTTCCAGCGGGAACACAAGATTGCC ATGCCCGGACGAGCATGA
- the JEN1_2 gene encoding Carboxylic acid transporter, whose protein sequence is MTQYDAGDEEHAIVHKYPPTSFRGQLEGWHADRGDKTFFQAAIPSWRKTNTSDDEVIYNPIKLLGLLGWMDWLYFFSGWWAWTCDGFDYFAVSVTLAPLEKQFNRGDHALTTAITLTLLFRSLGAILFGLLADRFGRKWTLVVNLLLIAVFELASGFVNTFQEFLGVRAIFGIVMGGIWGQAAATALENVPVQARGLISGILQQGYAVGYLLAAVINLTVVQNSKYGWRSIYFIGAGFSLSAAIIRACLPESRQYILAREQLKAEGLNQGATAKRFFKEIGNMFKTNWVRCIWGVLVMTGFNFFSHGSQDLYPKYLQTTKFLTAKQASRATIISNCGAVAGGTIAGYLSQYAGRRLTAMVFIIITACFIPLWILPTKFGGLAAGGFWVQFGVQGAWGIVPIYLGEVSPPAFRASFAGVAYQLGNMVSSGAAQIEATAGNSLRIADPTKKNCTGSWVACSIPDYAKIQGILIGIVAAWLLFWLFLGPEADGAHFEQAKTAFQEGGGLAEAPDFVAPQPGHEGKHQADHIEDSKDRDVEKGQTIH, encoded by the exons ATGACCCAGTAcgacgctggcgacgaggagcatgCCATCGTGCACAAGTACCCTCCCACCTCGTTCAGgggccagctcgagggcTGGCACGCCGACCGTGGTGACAAGACCTTCTTCCAGGCCGCCATCCCCTCGTGGCGCAAGACCAacacgagcgacgacgaggtcatctACAACCCCATCAAGCTGCTCGGTCTCCTTGGCTGGATGGACTGGCTCTACTTCTTCTCGGGCTGGTGGGCCTGGACCTGTGACGG CTTTGACTACTTTGCT GTGTCGGTCACCCTCGCGCCCCTCGAGAAGCAGTTCAACCGCGGCGACCATGCCCTCACCACGGCCatcaccctcaccctcctctTCCGTTCGCTCGGAGCTATCCTCTTCGGTCTGCTCGCCGACCGCTTCGGTCGCAAGTGGACCCTTGTTGTCAACTTGCTTCTGATTGCCGTCTTTGAGCTCGCCTCGGGCTTTGTCAACACCTTCCAGGAGTTCCTTGGTGTTCGTGCCATCTTCGGTATCGTCATGGGCGGTATCTGGGGCCAGGCTGCCGCTAC cgccctCGAGAACGTCCCCGTCCAGGCCCGTGGTCTCATCTCGGGTATCTTGCAGCAGGGTTACGCCGTTGGTTACCTCCT TGCCGCCGTCATCAACCTCACTGTCGTTCAGAACTCCAAGTACGGCTGGCGCTCGATCTACTTCATCGGTGCCGGCTtctcgctctcggccgccATTATCCGTGCCTGCCTCCCCGAGTCGCGCCAGTACATCCTCGCCCGTgagcagctcaaggccgagggaCTCAACCAGGGTGCCACCGCCAAGCGCTTCTTCAAGGAGATTGGCAACATGTTCAAGACCAACTGGGTCCGCTGCATCTGGGGTGTCCTCGTCATGACCGGCTTCAACTTCTTCTCGCACGGCTCGCAGGACCTCTACCCCAAGTACCTCCAGACCACCAAGTTCCTCACCGCCAAgcaggcgtcgcgcgccaccaTCATCTCCAACTGTGGTGCCGTCGCCGGTGGCACCATTGCCGGCTACCTCTCGCAGTACGCTGGTCGTCGTCTCACCGCCATGGTcttcatcatcatcaccgcGTGCTTCATCCCCCTCTGGATCCTGCCCACCAAGTTTggcggcctcgctgccggcggtTTCTGGGTCCAGTTCGGTGTCCAGGGTGCTTGGGGTATCGTCCCCATctacctcggcgaggtcTCGCCCCCCGCCTTCCGTGCCTCGTTCGCCGGTGTCGCCTACCAGCTCGGTAACATGGTCTCGTCGGGCGCGGCCCAGATCGAGGCTACTGCCGGTAACTCGTTGCGCATCGCCGACCCCACCAAGAAGAACTGCACTGGCTCCTGGGTCGCCTGCTCCATCCCCGACTACGCCAAGATCCAGGGCATCCTCATCGGTATCGTTGCTGCCTGGCTCCTCTTCTGGCTCTTCCTTggccccgaggccgacggaGCCCACTTTGAGCAGGCCAAGACTGCCTTCCAGGAGGGTGGTGGTCTTGCCGAGGCCCCCGACTTTGTCGCTCCCCAGCCTGGTCACGAGGGCAAGCACCAGGCCGACCACATTGAGGACAGCAAGGACCGTGATGTCGAGAAGGGTCAGACCATCCACTAG
- the Acaa2 gene encoding 3-ketoacyl-CoA thiolase, mitochondrial, which produces MRVSATRLVSHIARPESYIVASKRTPWGSFGGSLKDYKASELGGIASKAALAELPADLPVDQVFFGGVTQSDNSTPYLARHVGHLAGLGPTVPALTVNRLCGSGFQSVITAAQTIALGEADVVLTGGAEAMSMAPYTLSGSNRWGMRFGVDQKLEDSLFAALTDQNPGGQKTPMGITAENLAQKYGITREDADKYALQSQERYAAGLAAGAFKDEIVPIEIKTRKGTVTLAHDEHPKPKTTIETLTKLPSVFIKGTGTVTAGNASGISDGGAANVVVSEDAVKKYNLKPLARVASYAWSACEPEIMGIGPVVSVQQALAKIGKKVDDMDLIDINEAFATQWLAVQKALELPNDKSNVFGGSIAVGHPLAASGARITANLVHNLIRLDKKWALGGACIGGGQGIAVVLERI; this is translated from the exons ATGCGCGTCTCGGCCACCCGCCTCGTCTCCCACATCGCTCGCCCAGAGTCGTACATTGTCGCCTCGAAGCGTACCCCCTGGGGCTCCTTCGGCGGCTCGCTCAAGGACTACAAGGCTTCAGAGCTCGGTGGCATCGCCTCCaaggccgccctcgccgagctccccGCCGATCTCCCCGTTGATCAGGTCTTCTTCGG cggcgtgacCCAGTCGGACAACTCGACCCCCTACCTCGCCCGCCACGTTGgtcacctcgccggccttggcccCACCGTCCCCGCCCTCACTGTCAACCG TCTCTGCGGCTCGGGCTTCCAGTCGGTTATCACTGCCGCCCAGACCattgccctcggcgaggctgaTGTCGTCCTGAccggtggtgccgaggccATGTCGATGGCCCCCTACACCCTCTCGGGCTCGAACCGCTGGGGCATGCGCTTCGGTGTTGACCAGAAGCTCGAGGACTCGCTCTTCGCTGCCCTTACCGACCAGAACCCCGGTGGACAGAAGACCCCCATGGGCA TCACTGCCGAGAACCTCGCCCAGAAGTATGGCATCACCCGtgaggacgccgacaagTACGCGCTCCAGTCGCAGGAGCGCTACGCTGCCGGTCTTGCCGCCGGTGCCTTCAAGGACGAGATTGTCCCCATTGAGATCAAGACCCGCAAGGGTACCGTCAccctcgcccacgacgagcaccccaagcccaagacgACGATTGAGACCCTCACCAAGCTCCCCTCCGTCTTCATCAAGGGCACTGGTACCGTTACCGCCGGTAACGCCTCGGGTATCTCGgacggtggcgccgccaacgtTGTTGTTTCCGAGGACGCTGTCAAGAAGTACAACCTCAAGCCcctcgcccgtgtcgcctCGTACGCCTGGTCGGCTTGCGAGCCCGAGATCATGGGCATTGGACCCGTCGTCTCGGTCCAGCAGGCTCTTGCCAAGATTggcaagaaggtcgacgacatggacctCATTGACATCAACGAGGCCTTTGCTACCCAGTGGCTCGCTGTCCAGAaggccctcgagctcccCAACGACAAGTCGAACGTCTTTGGTGGTTCGATTGCTGTCGGCCACCCTCTTGCCGCCTCGGGTGCCCGTATCACTGCCAACCTCGTTCACAACCTGATCCGCCTCGACAAGAAGTGGGCTCTTGGTGGCGCCTGCATTGGTGGTGGCCAGGGTATCGCCGTTGTTCTGGAGCGTATTTAA
- the vps17 gene encoding Vacuolar protein sorting-associated protein 17 produces MDPLSPANINAGWSSEPAPSLSAPPPQPQLQPPGPPSPSSSTHIRDPQVYGDPGTTIMSSPTASQSDKPVPYLRVRIGGLDRNRKDLLIRYDASTNLPNFRTTLYRNMQRSYVEFQRFAEQVQLCCPQTIIPALPPPHTSAATEEEDDRLVRMSLQKWFSRICDDPVLQKEDELRSFIESDFGYQPVPPPSARRNGSSSSAASQVFNAALSKVVRRGPLDDDDEIQSARLALEKLEPAWTNAATAVGNLGKARKALATANQDVGAKLIALATDENDINLATAQRKIGRVYDQLSNMAGAQIASENVILNDSLAYQGLNARAARDALAQRTQILEDSQSATKAAINKRRNVERLKGSSSINPTKVDDAIAEMEEANALDNRLTSHINNISANLHSALRAHSRNAHEDVAVSLLEHARMSIIFNRQILRELEALRPDLQRIGTTAPPPPAHVANAVSPLSQHAAAPPPLHAQAGAPPLGPPAAAGSQSMFLPAPGADVPRPQSAAGAAPGAPQLAPSGPVDPLTGLPVNNMAQSMILPGQRGGAPVRPPARRLDERKAAKLLAGGF; encoded by the exons ATGGACCCACTATCCCCTGCAAACATCAACGCGGGGTGGTCGAGTGAGCCGGCACCGTCGCTCTcggccccaccaccccaaccGCAACTGCAACCCCCcggcccgccctcgccctcgtcgtcaacacACATCCGCGACCCCCAGGTCTACGGCGACCCGGGCACGACCATCatgagctcgccgaccgcgtCCCAGTCGGACAAGCCGGTGCCGTACCTGCGTGTGCGcatcggcggcctcgacagGAATCGCAAGGACCTGCTTATCCGCTACGACGCGAGC ACCAACCTGCCAAACTTTCGCACAACGCTCTACCGGAACATGCAGCGGTCATATGTCGAGTTCCAGCGCTTCGCCGAGCAGGTACAGCTGTGCTGCCCTCAGA CAATCATTCCCGCCCTCCCGCCCCCACAcacgtcggcagcgacagAAGAGGAAG ATGATCGGCTTGTGCGCATGTCGCTGCAGAAGTGGTTCAGCCGTATCTGCGACGACCCCGTCCTGcagaaggaggacgagctgcggAGCTTCATCGAGTCGGACTTTGGGTACCAGCCTGTACCTCCGCCATCTGCGCGGCGGAAcgggagctcgtcgagcgccgcgagtcAGGTGTTCAACGCTGCGCTGAGCAAGGTggtccgccgcggcccgctcgacgacgacgacgagatccagagcgcgcgactcgcgctcgagaagctcgagccGGCGTGGACTAACGCCGCTACTGCTGTCGGGAacctcggcaaggcgcgcaagg CCCTCGCGACGGCCAACCaggacgtcggcgccaagcTGATCGCACTCGCGACGGACGAGAACGACATCAACCTCGCcacggcgcagcgcaagaTTGGGCGCGTGTACGACCAGCTGTCAAACATGGCGGGTGCGCAGATCGCAAGCGAGAATGTGATTCTCAACGACTCGCTCGCGTACCAGGGTCTCAatgcgcgtgcggcgcgcgacgcgctggcaCAGCGCACGCAGATTCTCGAGGACTCGCAGAGCGCGACCAAGGCGGCGATCAACAAGCGCCGCAATGTCGAGCGGCTCAAgggtagcagcagcatcaaCCCCACCAAGGTGGACGACGCGATCGCGGAGATGGAGGAGGCCAACGCGCTCGACAACCGCCTCACATCACATATCAACAACATCTCGGCCAACCTCCActctgcgctgcgcgcgcactcgCGCAACGCGCACGAGGACGTTGCCGtctcgctgctcgagcacgcgaGGATGAGCATCATCTTCAACCGCCAGatcctgcgcgagctcgaggccctccGGCCAGACCTGCAGCGTATCGGTaccacggcgccgcctccgcccgcACACGTCGCGAACGCCGTGTCCCCGCTCAGTCAGCACGCAGCAGCTCCACCGCCGCTCCACGCCCAGgcaggcgcgccgcccctcggcccgccagcggccgccggctcgcAGTCCATGTTCCTCCCCGCCCCGGGCGCCGATGTCCCGCGCCCACAATCAgcggccggcgcagcgccaGGTGCACCGCAGCTCGCTCCCTCCGGCCCAGTGGACCCGCTCACCGGCCTCCCGGTGAACAATATGGCCCAGAGCATGATCCTCCCCGGCCAGCGTGGTGGCGCGCCGgtgcgcccgcccgccaggcggctcgacgagcgcaaggctgccAAGCTGCTCGCTGGCGGCTTCTAG
- the FFUJ_12242_3 gene encoding Fujikurins efflux protein, whose protein sequence is MDDAPDPDESHAHSVRARRPSAPAAAETYGLSTLTRRVSSVTREDGALSPLARMTPLAKYEPAPGPSLPPSAAASATDLAVFDEEEDQELGDPSSSDEEAARIPALPPIDGGTPAYAFLLAATTIEVMVWGLPFSVGILQAYWRDMFPEEQSTVTLAATLPNGILYFAGAVVGPLLTAMPWYERRIQLAGLVVAAIGLVSCGFATKAWHLVATFGCLYPFAVALYFPCPLILFEWFHAKRGLASGIMYAGTGAGGTIFPFIVTALLRRIGYRATMITLGVLFAAVCAPALLFVRRRVPVARPPKSSPRRMRVNTVDWGFLRTPAPWIGFVFVTLSNLGNIIPLVWMPTFATTVHANGTLLVSLMNAVTIPGFPLNGYLSDHLPARLAILTSCVVAALSSALLWGFGTQPAALFAFTLVWGASAGCMTAFWSRLITTISDGDPQLPMLVMAIFSCLKGVGSLTSGPVSSALLKLEPWSGAAGAYGATNYGGLFLYTSGSTLLGGLAASVFPS, encoded by the exons ATGGACGACgcccccgaccccgacgaaAGCCACGCCCACTCGGtccgcgcgcgacgcccgtctgcgcccgctgctgccgagaCGTACGGGCTGAGCACGCTcacgcggcgcgtgtcgTCCGTCAcgcgcgaggacggcgcgctgtcgccgctggcccGGATGACCCCGCTGGCGAAGTACGAGCCTGCGCCCGGGCCGTCGCTGcccccgtcggcggcggcgtcggcgaccgacctcgccgtgttcgacgaggaagaggaccaggagctgggcgacccgagcagcagcgacgaggaggccgcgcgcatccccgccctcccgccaatcgacggcggcacgccCGCGtacgccttcctcctcgccgcgacgaccatCGAGGTCATGGTCTGGGGCCTGCCCTTCTCCGTCGGCATCCTGCAGGCGTACTGGCGCGACATGTTCCCCGAGGAGCAGAGCACGGTGACGCTcgccgcgacgctgccgaaCGGGATACTGTACTTTGCGGGTGCTGTGGTCGGGCC CCTCCTCACCGCCATGCCGTGGTACGAGCGCCGGATCCAGCTcgccgggctcgtcgtcgcggccatcGGGCTCGTCAGCTGCGGGTTTGCTACCAAGGCGTGGCACCTGGTTGCGACCTTTGGCTGCCTGTACCCCTTCGCCGTAG CCCTCTACTTCCCCTGCCCGCTCATCCTCTTCGAGTGGTTCCACGCCAAGCGCGGCCTCGCCTCGGGGATAATGTACGCGGgcaccggcgcgggcgggacAATCTTCCCGTTCATCGTGACGGCGCTGCTCAGAAGGATAGGTTACCGCGCGACGATGAtcacgctcggcgtgctcttCGCGGCCGTGTGCGCGCCCGCGCTCCTCttcgtgcgccgccgcgtgcccgtcgcgcggccgcccaagtcgagcccgcgccgcatGCGCGTCAATACCGTCGACTGGGGGTTCCTGCGCACGCCGGCCCCGTGGATCGGGTTCGTGTTCGTCACGCTGTCTAACCTCGGCAACATTATTCCACTGGTCTGGATGCCGACGTTCGCGACGACAGTGCACGCCAACGGCACGTTGCTGGTGTCGCTCATGAATG CCGTGACGATCCCCGGCTTCCCGCTCAACGGATACCTCTCCGACCACCTGcctgcgcgcctcgccatCCTGACCTCGtgtgtcgtcgcggcgctgagCAGCGCCCTTCTCTGGGGCTTTGGCACgcagccggcggcgctgttcGCGTTCACGCTCGTGtggggcgcgagcgcggggtgcATGACGGCGTTCTGGTCGCGTCTGATCACGACGATATCTG ACGGCGACCCCCAACTCCCCATGCTCGTCATGGCCATCTTCTCGTGCCTCAAGGGCGTGGGCAGCCTCACCTCCGGCCCCGTGTCCTCTGCgctgctcaagctcgagccctggtctggcgccgcgggcgcaTACGGCGCGACCAACTATGGCGGCCTGTTCCTCTACACCTCGGGCAgcacgctgctcggcggcctcgctgcgAGCGTGTTCCCCAGCTAG
- the MEF1 gene encoding Elongation factor G, mitochondrial — protein sequence MSAVRLLSRSRLVAARSAVVPRVGAARAAGLSTAAARRPATAARVAAPSLAVPRRWASAAAAEVEAEEAPAAEEWPERVLPVLAPADKKRLARQRNIGISAHIDSGKTTLTERVLYYTGRTKDIHEVRGRDGVGAKMDSMELEREKGITIQSAATFADWNSYPPPNEWEEGAGAPEKEKYAFNIIDTPGHVDFTIEVERALRVLDGAVLVLCSVSGVQSQTITVDRQMRRYNVPRIAFVNKMDRAGANPFRVVDQLRNKLRMNAAAVQIPIGAESDFGGVIDLVRMKAIYNEGVKGNVVVEKDEIPAWLKELAEQKRAELIEHIAEADEALSDKFLMEEEITELDITQAMRRATIGLKFTPVFMGSAIKNTGVQSMLDGVCAYLPDPSQVPAEANDTTLPAHAPAVPIVPAAEAPLLGLAFKLEEGKYGQLTYMRVYQGELKRGSVIYNARTGKKVKVPRLVRMHADEMEDVESLGSGEICAMFGVECSSGDTFTDGTTPLSMTSMFVPDPVISLSIRPDGNETPNFSRALNRFKKEDPTFRVHVDAESQETIISGMGELHLDIYVERMKREYNVACVTGKPRVAFRETITASAPFEYTHKKQSGGAGQFARIKGYIEPMELDPDTGKDTQFVNSVVGTNIPNGYIPAVEKGFQEALDRGLLTGYNITGVRFVLEDGAAHAVDSSELAFRLAAMGAFREAFHKAQPVILEPIMTVEVVAPIEFQGSVIGAMNQRKGTVVDTEVRDDEFTLIAEVSLNDMFGYSSQLRGQTAGKGEFTMEYKQHSPVLPNVQKDMIDAFRKKQLERK from the exons ATGTCTGCCGTCCGCCTGCTCTCCCGCTCGCGTCTAgtcgccgcccgcagcgccgTTGTcccccgcgtcggcgccgcgcgcgccgctggcctgtcgactgccgctgcccgccggccggcgaccGCGGCCCGCGTTGCTGCCCCGTCGCTCGCTGTGCCCCGCCGCTGGgcttccgccgccgccgccgaggtcgaggccgaggaggcccccgctgccgaggagtggcccgagcgcgtgctccccgtcctcgcgcccgccgacaaGAAGCGTCTCGCCCGCCAGCGTAACATCGGAAT ctcggcccacATCGACTCGGGCAAGACCACCCTCACCGAGCGTGTGCTGTACTACACCGGCCGTACCAAGGACATCCACGAGgtccgcggccgcgacggtgTCGGAGCCAAGATGGACTCGatggagctcgagcgcgagaagggcATCACCATCCAGTCGGCTGCCACGTTCGCCGACTGGAACTCGTACCCCCCTCCCAacgagtgggaggagggtgcCGGCGCCCCCGAGAAGGAGAAGTATGCGTTCAACATTATCGACACGCCCGGCCACGTCGACTTCAcgatcgaggtcgagcgtgcgCTCCGTGTGCTTGACggtgccgtcctcgtcctctgctCCGTCTCGGGTGTCCAGTCGCAGACCATCACCGTCGACCGCCAGATGCGCCGCTACAACGTCCCCCGTATCGCGTTCGTCAACAAGATGGACCGTGCCGGCGCCAACCCcttccgcgtcgtcgaccagctccgCAACAAGCTTAGGATGAacgccgctgctgtccaGATCCCCATCGGCGCTGAGAGCGACTTTGGCGGTGTCATCGACCTCGTCCGCATGAAGGCCATCTACAACGAGGGTGTCAAGGG caacgtcgtcgtcgagaaggacgagATCCCCGCCtggctcaaggagctcgccgagcagaagCGTGCCGAGCTTATCGAGCACATCGCCGAGGCTGACGAGGCCCTGTCCGACAAGTTCCTcatggaggaggagatcaccgagctcgacatcaCCCAGGCTATGCGCCGCGCCACCATCGGCCTCAAGTTCACCCCCGTCTTCATGGGCTCGGCCATCAAGAACACTGGTGTCCAGTCGATGCTCGACGGTGTCTGCGCGTACCTCCCCGACCCGTCCCAGGTtcccgccgaggccaacgacaCTACCCTCCCCGCGCACGCTCCTGCCGTGCCCATTGTccccgctgccgaggcaCCCCTTCTCGGTCTTGCcttcaagctcgaggagggcaagtACGGCCAGCTTACCTACATGCGCGTGTACCAGGGCGAGCTCAAGCGTGGCTCCGTCATCTACAACGCGCGTACcggcaagaaggtcaaggtgCCCCGTCTTGTGCGCatgcacgccgacgagatggaggacgtcgagtcgctcggctcgggcgagATTTGCGCCATGTTCGGCGTCGAGTGCTCGTCGGGTGACACCTTCACCGACGGCACCACCCCCCTGTCCATGACCTCCATGTTCGTCCCCGACCCTGTCATCTCGCTCTCGATCCGCCCCGACGGTAACGAGACGCCCAACTTCTCGCGTGCCCTCAACCGCTTCAAGAAGGAGGACCCCACCTTCCGCGtccacgtcgacgccgagtcccAGGAGACCATCATCTCGGGCATGGGTGAGCTCCACCTCGACATCTACGTCGAGCGCATGAAGCGCGAGTACAACGTCGCATGCGTCACCGGCAAGCCCCGTGTCGCGTTCCGCGAGACCatcaccgcctcggcgcccttcGAGTACACCCACAAGAAGCAGtctggtggtgctggtcaGTTCGCCCGTATCAAGGGCTACATTGAGCCCATggagctcgaccccgacacTGGCAAGGACACGCAGTTTGTCAACAGTGTTGTCGGAACCAACATCCCCAACGGCTACatccccgccgtcgagaaggGTTTCCAGGAGGCCCTCGACCGTGGTCTTCTCACCGGCTACAACATTACGGGTGTGCGCTTTGTTCTCGAGGACGGTGCTGCCCACGCTGTCGACTCTTCGGAACTTGCTTTCCGTCTCGCTGCCATGGGCGCCTTCAGGGAGGCGTTCCACAAGGCGCAGCCCGTCATCCTCGAGCCCATCATgacggtcgaggtcgtcgcgcccaTCGAGTTCCAGGGCAGCGTCATTGGCGCCATGAACCAGCGCAAGGGTaccgtcgtcgacaccgaggtccgcgacgacgagttcacGCTCATTGCCGAGGTCTCGCTCAACGACATGTTCGGCTACTCTTCCCAGCTCCGTGGCCAGACggccggcaagggcgagtTCACGATGGAGTACAAGCAGCACTCGCCCGTCCTCCCCAACGTCCAGAAGGACATGATCGACGCCTTCCGCAAaaagcagctcgagcgcaagtaa
- the CNA04920 gene encoding Eukaryotic translation initiation factor 3 subunit M produces MSDAVAIAPELPFRQQISETLQLAARSTPVAEQQAVRDILTAFDQKAQGGEADDEAKRDIVRKVVDVYAQTKGALEAAKESEAESTHLLLQYVLASTFEPTSEEYAKLVKQVVEAVRVGGEAAAEAGRTTKAEAAARILNNTYNYLAATSPLRSTVLLALITLLGAFDDLATLTVTSASLSAALAQWSVSEADKVAFLTAASAVYEKAGDLDHAYILSLLALERSVDAKLVEHALALALAQSNRFDLDDLFKVQGTRDALQGKAAELVALFTSADEIEAVSQATTWTAANGPYVSGLGVAGLDADEVLRKVRLIALATLAARSATKQLAYADLAKALAVDESEVEAWVIDAIRADLLQARLSQPLSVVRIISVSSRATRRFGSEEWTLLERRLAEWKAAVTDARQVVDDAEAVAAQGPATHQRRPQQQRRQEKEQAAEEVAA; encoded by the exons ATGTCCGACGCGGTTGCCATTGCCCCCGAGCTGCCTTTCAGGCAACag ATCTCGGAGACGCTCCAGCTTGcggcgcgctcaacgcccgtcgccgagcagcaggcggtTCGTGACATCCTGACGGCGTTCGACCAGAAGGCacagggcggcgaggccgacgacgaggccaagcgcgacaTTGtgcgcaaggtcgtcgacgtctaCGCGCAGACCaagggcgcgctcgaggcggccaaggagtCGG AGGCCGAGTCGACCCACCTCTTGTTACAGTATGTCCTTGCGTCGACCTTTGAGCCTACTTCGGAGGAgtacgccaagctcgtcaagcagGTCGTTGAGGCGGTTCGTGTTGGCggtgaggcggcggcggaggctgGACGGACAAcgaaggccgaggctgcggcACGGAT CCTGAACAACACGTACAActacctcgccgccacctcgcccttgcgctcCACTGTTCTCCTTGCCCTCATCACCCTCCTTGGCGCGttcgacgacctcgccacgctcactgtcacctcggcgtcccTCTCGGCGGCCCTGGCGCAGTGGTCAGTGTCggaggccgacaaggtcgcCTTCCTGACTGCCGCTTCTGCCGTCTACGAGAAggccggcgacctcgaccacgccTACATCCTTTCCCTCCTTGCTCTTGAGCgcagcgtcgacgccaagctcgtcgagcacgctcttgccctcgctctcgcccagTCTAACCgcttcgacctcgacgacctcttCAAGGTCCAGGGTACCCGCGACGCTCTCcagggcaaggccgccgagcttgttGCTCTCTTcacctcggccgacgagatcgaggccGTTTCGCAGGCGACCACCTGGACCGCCGCCAACGGACCCTATGTCTCGGGTCTTGGtgtcgccggcctcgacgccgacgaggtcctccGCAAGGTCCGCctcatcgccctcgccacccttGCTGCCCGCAGCGCCACCAAGCAGCTTGCTTACGCCGACCTTGCCAAGGCTCTGGCAGTCGACGagtccgaggtcgaggcctGGGTCATTGACGCCATccgcgccgacctgctccAGGCCCGCCTGTCCCAGCCCCTGTCCGTTGTCCGCATCATCTCCGTCTCGTCCCGTGCCACCCGCCGCTTTGGCTCTGAAGAGTGGAcgctccttgagcgccgctTGGCCGAGTGGAAGGCTGCCGTCACGGACGCGCGCCAGGTTgttgacgacgccgaggctgttGCTGCCCAGGGCCCTGCCACGCACCAGCGcaggccgcagcagcagcgccgacaggagaaggagcaggctgccgaggaggttgcCGCTTAG